The proteins below come from a single Arthrobacter sp. B1I2 genomic window:
- a CDS encoding ArsR/SmtB family transcription factor translates to MDDVFKALSDPTRRDLLDELFREDGQTLSSLEARFDMTRFGIAKHLRILEDAGLVVTRRRGREKLHFLNPVPIRLVHDRWVSKYAEPWAAALSDLKSRLESPMEKIFEIYIKTTPERLWEAITDSDIRSKYQFGNTLEADWSPGGRFVMGNPKAGAPLGEGENLEVDPPRRLVQTMRALWGEDVKAEGTSTVTWEIEPVGDSCHLTVTHSDLREGANEQLYGGWPMILSGLKTWLETGEKLTTPGSLMYT, encoded by the coding sequence ATGGACGACGTGTTCAAGGCACTCTCCGACCCCACCCGACGGGATCTGCTCGATGAGCTGTTCCGCGAGGACGGCCAAACCCTGAGCTCCCTTGAAGCACGGTTCGACATGACCCGGTTCGGGATCGCCAAGCACCTCCGCATCCTGGAGGACGCAGGCCTGGTGGTGACCCGCCGTCGGGGCCGGGAAAAGCTGCACTTCCTGAATCCGGTCCCCATCCGGCTGGTCCACGACCGCTGGGTCAGCAAATACGCAGAACCATGGGCCGCTGCCCTCAGCGACCTCAAATCCAGATTGGAAAGTCCCATGGAAAAGATCTTCGAGATTTACATCAAGACCACCCCCGAACGGCTCTGGGAAGCCATTACGGACAGCGATATCCGCAGCAAGTACCAGTTCGGGAACACCCTCGAGGCCGACTGGTCCCCCGGCGGCCGGTTCGTCATGGGCAACCCGAAGGCGGGCGCACCTCTGGGCGAGGGCGAGAACCTGGAGGTGGACCCGCCCCGCCGCCTGGTGCAGACCATGCGCGCCCTCTGGGGCGAGGACGTCAAGGCCGAGGGCACCTCCACCGTCACCTGGGAGATCGAACCCGTGGGCGATTCCTGCCACCTCACCGTTACGCACAGCGACCTGCGCGAGGGTGCCAACGAACAGCTCTACGGCGGCTGGCCGATGATCCTCTCCGGGCTGAAGACCTGGCTCGAAACGGGCGAAAAGCTCACCACGCCGGGCTCGCTGATGTACACGTAG
- a CDS encoding carbohydrate ABC transporter permease: MTALPTLAVKDGVKRPAASSGHGRLAVAYLAPGMLGFLIFIVLPLVASLVISMFDWPLFGTPKFVGLDNYIRMLTGDPVFWTVLGNTLFFAVCYTVFNLVAALGVAVWLHSLGSWGPFFRVLFFIPVVTPMVANALVWRLMLTDDGVINSFLATLGIHGPSWLSDSGLAMGSLIAMSVWQGIGYNIIVLGAGLNAISPNLLEAARIDGAGAWQRFFRVVLPMLSPSLFFCTVMTIIGSFKVFTQPYLLTLGGPGDSTNTIVLYLYRNGFSFDKLGYASALAWALFVIVMLITALQFSQQKRLVNYDN; the protein is encoded by the coding sequence ATGACTGCTTTACCTACGCTTGCTGTAAAAGACGGCGTGAAGAGGCCTGCTGCCAGCAGTGGTCATGGCAGGCTCGCCGTGGCTTACCTGGCCCCCGGAATGCTCGGGTTCCTGATCTTCATTGTGCTTCCGCTGGTTGCTTCGCTGGTGATCAGCATGTTCGACTGGCCTTTGTTCGGCACACCGAAGTTCGTGGGGCTGGACAACTACATTCGGATGCTTACGGGGGATCCCGTCTTCTGGACGGTTCTTGGGAACACCCTTTTCTTCGCCGTGTGCTACACGGTTTTCAACCTCGTTGCAGCCCTGGGTGTGGCCGTGTGGCTCCACAGCCTGGGCAGCTGGGGCCCCTTCTTCCGCGTGCTGTTCTTCATTCCGGTGGTAACGCCCATGGTGGCCAACGCGTTGGTGTGGCGGCTCATGCTGACCGACGACGGTGTTATTAACAGTTTCCTTGCCACCCTCGGCATACACGGTCCATCGTGGCTCAGCGACAGCGGACTGGCGATGGGGTCGCTGATCGCAATGTCAGTGTGGCAGGGGATCGGCTACAACATCATCGTCCTTGGAGCCGGGCTGAACGCCATCTCACCGAATCTGCTCGAAGCGGCCCGCATTGACGGCGCGGGGGCGTGGCAGCGGTTCTTCCGCGTGGTGCTGCCAATGCTGTCGCCGTCGCTCTTTTTCTGCACGGTCATGACCATCATCGGCTCATTCAAGGTGTTCACCCAGCCGTACCTGCTGACGCTCGGCGGCCCCGGTGATTCCACCAACACGATTGTTCTCTACCTCTACCGCAACGGTTTTTCCTTCGACAAGCTCGGCTACGCGTCGGCCCTGGCCTGGGCCCTGTTTGTGATCGTCATGCTCATCACGGCGCTGCAGTTCTCGCAGCAAAAGAGGCTGGTCAACTATGACAACTGA
- a CDS encoding cupin domain-containing protein encodes MQKISIDALARQQLEAALGSTNGRAADTVYGGHEKILRQTVMAMTAGTQLSEHQNPGDATVFVLQGCVSLRAGGDSWQGKPGDLLVVPPGLHSLHAEEDSTFLFTVAKYRD; translated from the coding sequence ATGCAGAAGATATCGATCGATGCGCTGGCCCGGCAGCAGCTCGAGGCTGCCCTCGGCTCCACGAACGGCAGGGCTGCCGACACCGTGTACGGCGGCCACGAAAAGATCCTCCGCCAGACGGTCATGGCCATGACAGCCGGAACGCAGCTGAGCGAGCACCAGAATCCCGGCGACGCCACCGTCTTCGTGCTCCAGGGATGCGTGAGCCTTCGGGCCGGCGGGGACTCCTGGCAGGGCAAGCCCGGCGACCTGCTGGTCGTCCCGCCCGGCCTGCACAGCCTCCACGCCGAAGAGGACTCCACGTTCCTGTTTACGGTGGCCAAGTACCGCGACTGA
- a CDS encoding MFS transporter — MSSAIPAPEPARFPYAAMVVLATIAFTAITTELLPSGLLPQISTGLGVSEPVAGYLAAAYAAVIVITVVPAARLLGKIPRHALLVGLVLTFALSNALVGLAPDFTAAMIARLVGGLAHGLLWTTMAPFVSRVVPADKVGKALAIVFSGNSLGLAIGAPVGTALGVFLGWRAAFLVLAGFGVVLTVLAFWLLPRVRRITDAARPSLRKAIGQPGVKSVAVAWPLLVLAHFALFTYIAPFIREASLPDYAISLSLTVLGGSGLLGIWIAGLTVDSRPRRSLLITTAGIAASMFLLPLAVGNLPMALVLMTIWGAGLGAIGIYNQSAILRAGGEYSEAANGLTVLTIQLGITIGALYGSAALVVGGPLLVPVAAAIPVVAALLITFAGKRYAYPPGPRERIWLEPRPVKDSITDRA, encoded by the coding sequence ATGTCTTCCGCGATCCCCGCGCCGGAACCTGCCCGCTTTCCCTATGCCGCGATGGTGGTCCTCGCCACCATCGCCTTCACCGCCATCACCACCGAGCTCCTCCCGTCCGGCCTGCTGCCCCAGATCAGCACGGGCCTGGGGGTGTCCGAGCCGGTGGCCGGCTACCTTGCCGCCGCCTACGCCGCCGTCATCGTTATCACGGTGGTTCCCGCGGCCCGGCTGTTGGGAAAGATCCCGCGGCATGCGCTGTTGGTGGGGCTGGTCCTGACTTTTGCGCTCAGTAATGCGCTGGTGGGACTGGCACCGGACTTCACCGCGGCGATGATCGCACGGCTGGTGGGCGGCCTGGCGCACGGGCTGCTCTGGACCACCATGGCGCCGTTCGTATCCCGCGTGGTCCCGGCAGACAAAGTGGGCAAGGCCCTGGCGATCGTGTTCAGCGGCAACAGCCTGGGCCTGGCCATCGGAGCCCCCGTGGGCACGGCCCTGGGTGTATTCCTGGGCTGGCGTGCGGCGTTCCTGGTGCTGGCGGGGTTCGGCGTGGTCCTGACCGTGCTGGCGTTTTGGCTGCTCCCCCGCGTCCGGCGGATCACCGACGCCGCCCGGCCGTCCCTGCGCAAGGCCATCGGCCAGCCCGGCGTGAAGTCAGTGGCCGTCGCCTGGCCGCTGCTGGTGCTGGCCCACTTCGCCCTGTTCACCTACATCGCGCCGTTCATCCGCGAGGCGAGCCTGCCAGACTACGCCATCAGCCTCTCCCTCACTGTGCTGGGCGGGTCCGGTCTGCTGGGCATTTGGATTGCGGGGCTCACCGTGGACTCGCGTCCCCGCCGTTCGCTGCTGATAACGACGGCAGGGATCGCCGCATCGATGTTCCTCCTGCCCCTGGCGGTGGGAAACCTGCCCATGGCCCTGGTGCTGATGACCATTTGGGGCGCCGGCCTGGGCGCGATCGGCATCTACAACCAGTCGGCAATCCTCCGTGCCGGCGGCGAGTACAGCGAGGCCGCGAACGGGCTTACCGTCCTGACCATCCAGCTGGGGATCACCATCGGCGCACTGTACGGTTCCGCGGCCCTGGTGGTGGGCGGCCCGCTTCTGGTTCCGGTGGCTGCCGCCATACCTGTGGTTGCCGCCCTGCTGATCACCTTTGCCGGGAAGCGGTATGCCTACCCGCCCGGCCCCCGTGAACGCATCTGGCTGGAGCCCCGGCCGGTGAAGGACAGCATTACGGATCGCGCATAA
- a CDS encoding AGE family epimerase/isomerase: MTWLNSAAHARWLEAETDRLINFAAASKVPTGFGWLDNNGAVFTDKPTHLWITARMTHSFAVAALMGRPGAGMLVDHGIAALTGVLHDDEFGGWYAEVDGNGPVNDTKSGYQHSFVLLAAASAVAAGRPGARELLGEALRIADTKFWDHEANMCFDSWNRNFTETEAYRGGNASMHSVEAYLIVADVTGEDRWLKRALHIAEVLIHKFARNNNYRVFEHFDPAWNPMPEYNTDDRASQFRAYGGTPGHWVEWARLLLHLRAGLEARGLDVPAWLLEDARGLFDAAIRDAWEPDGHPGFVYTVDWEGKPVVTTRIRWVPAEAIGGAAALYIATGEKKYADWYERIWDHAHDWFIDYEHGSWKQELDENGNVTSTVWSGKADIYHLWHCLVVPRLPLAPGLAPAVAAGLLDARLSGTVQGAEPAGP; encoded by the coding sequence ATGACGTGGCTGAACAGCGCCGCCCACGCACGATGGCTCGAGGCGGAAACCGACCGGCTCATCAATTTCGCCGCGGCATCCAAAGTCCCTACCGGATTCGGCTGGCTCGACAACAACGGCGCGGTTTTCACGGACAAGCCAACCCATCTTTGGATCACCGCGCGGATGACGCACAGCTTCGCTGTGGCCGCCCTGATGGGACGGCCGGGTGCCGGAATGCTCGTCGACCACGGCATAGCGGCTCTCACCGGAGTCCTGCACGATGATGAGTTTGGCGGCTGGTACGCCGAAGTGGACGGGAACGGCCCGGTGAATGACACCAAGTCCGGCTACCAGCACTCTTTCGTGCTCCTCGCTGCTGCCAGTGCCGTTGCGGCAGGACGCCCCGGCGCCCGGGAATTGCTCGGCGAGGCGCTGCGGATAGCCGACACAAAATTCTGGGACCACGAGGCCAACATGTGCTTTGACTCGTGGAACCGGAACTTCACGGAAACCGAGGCGTACCGTGGCGGGAACGCGAGCATGCATTCGGTCGAGGCATACCTGATCGTCGCCGATGTGACCGGGGAGGACCGCTGGCTCAAGCGGGCCCTGCACATCGCCGAAGTCCTCATCCACAAATTTGCGCGCAACAACAACTACCGTGTGTTCGAGCACTTCGACCCCGCGTGGAACCCCATGCCGGAGTACAACACCGATGACCGAGCCAGCCAATTCCGCGCATATGGCGGAACCCCCGGCCACTGGGTCGAGTGGGCGCGACTGCTCCTCCACCTCCGCGCCGGGCTCGAGGCGCGCGGCCTGGACGTCCCGGCCTGGCTGCTGGAAGACGCGCGGGGCCTGTTCGACGCCGCCATCCGGGACGCGTGGGAACCGGACGGCCATCCGGGATTTGTTTACACGGTCGACTGGGAAGGCAAGCCGGTTGTCACCACCCGCATTCGTTGGGTACCCGCAGAGGCAATCGGGGGCGCTGCAGCCCTCTACATCGCCACCGGCGAGAAGAAGTATGCGGACTGGTACGAGCGGATTTGGGACCACGCCCACGACTGGTTCATCGACTACGAGCACGGATCGTGGAAGCAGGAACTTGACGAGAACGGCAACGTCACTTCGACCGTATGGTCCGGCAAGGCGGACATCTATCACCTGTGGCATTGCCTGGTGGTTCCCCGCCTTCCGCTGGCACCCGGGCTCGCTCCAGCGGTCGCGGCAGGCCTGCTGGACGCACGTCTTAGCGGAACCGTCCAAGGCGCGGAGCCTGCCGGCCCCTGA
- a CDS encoding mechanosensitive ion channel family protein: MLDVLNPALPFIAMALAVVVGLALSWLLRKVVLRLNRKRPELQATSRVARQPLRLALCLVGVRTALGLTADSESWHAGVDHFLLIALIGAFAWLAVAVLLIVEAVVLNRHSVDVADNRRARRLRTQMILARRIAVALVVVLAVGTAMLTFPAIQALGAGLLASAGVISIVAGLAAQTSLVNVFAGMQLAFTDAIRVDDVVVVQKEWGRIEEITLTYVVVHLWDDRRLILPSTYFTTTPFENWTRRQSEVMGTVEFDLDWRAPVEDMRTELRRVLAGTELWDERVGVLQITDATGGFVRVRILVSAADSAALFDLRCLVRETMVTFLQQNHPQALPHQRWEQAADDAGTATRRGAPLRGLGSPGSGGARPPADPHESQLFTGSIEAVERSRAFIGPGEEVFEERDRNLASRN; the protein is encoded by the coding sequence ATGCTAGACGTCCTGAATCCCGCCCTGCCCTTCATTGCCATGGCCCTGGCGGTGGTGGTCGGGCTCGCACTGTCCTGGCTGCTCCGCAAGGTGGTCCTCCGCCTGAACCGGAAGCGGCCCGAACTGCAGGCCACCTCACGCGTGGCCCGCCAGCCGCTGCGGCTGGCACTGTGCCTGGTGGGCGTCCGGACCGCGCTGGGGCTTACGGCTGACAGCGAAAGCTGGCACGCCGGCGTCGACCATTTCCTGCTGATTGCCCTCATCGGCGCGTTCGCCTGGCTTGCCGTTGCGGTGCTGCTCATCGTTGAGGCAGTGGTGCTGAACCGGCACAGCGTGGACGTGGCGGACAACCGGCGGGCACGGCGGCTGCGCACCCAGATGATCCTCGCACGGCGGATCGCCGTGGCACTGGTGGTGGTGCTCGCCGTCGGCACCGCGATGCTGACTTTCCCGGCCATCCAGGCGCTGGGTGCCGGACTTCTGGCGTCCGCAGGCGTGATCTCCATCGTTGCAGGCCTCGCCGCGCAGACGTCCCTGGTGAATGTTTTCGCCGGCATGCAGCTGGCTTTCACCGACGCCATCCGTGTGGACGACGTGGTGGTAGTGCAGAAGGAGTGGGGCCGGATCGAGGAAATCACGCTCACCTACGTGGTAGTGCATCTCTGGGATGACCGCCGGCTGATCCTGCCGTCCACCTACTTCACCACCACGCCTTTCGAGAACTGGACCCGCCGCCAGTCCGAGGTGATGGGCACCGTGGAGTTCGACCTCGACTGGCGCGCGCCCGTGGAGGACATGCGCACCGAGTTGCGCCGCGTCCTGGCCGGGACGGAGCTGTGGGACGAGCGAGTGGGCGTCCTGCAGATCACCGATGCCACCGGCGGTTTTGTCCGCGTCCGGATCCTGGTCAGCGCGGCGGACAGTGCGGCGCTGTTCGACCTGCGCTGCCTGGTCCGCGAAACCATGGTGACATTCCTCCAGCAGAACCATCCGCAGGCCCTGCCGCACCAGCGCTGGGAGCAGGCGGCGGACGACGCCGGCACGGCCACCCGGCGCGGGGCACCATTGCGGGGGCTGGGTTCGCCCGGGTCCGGCGGTGCGCGTCCCCCGGCAGACCCGCATGAATCGCAGCTGTTCACCGGTTCGATCGAGGCGGTGGAACGGTCGCGCGCCTTCATTGGACCTGGCGAGGAGGTGTTCGAGGAGCGCGACCGGAATCTCGCCTCACGCAACTGA
- a CDS encoding sulfite exporter TauE/SafE family protein: MLTTGLVLGAVVMGAGMQRITGMGFALVAAPFLVLLLGPVEGVVLVNVCGAVTSAAIIFRVVRDVDWKRYLLLAASALLGIIPAAVLIRFIAPAVLEISIGVILAVGLTVLLVLKSATLPERRRYLFTAGGLSGFMNTAAGVGGPAVSMYSIATRWQHKSFAATMQPYFFTIGTFSLISKAITAPASFPVLPLAMWLAVAAACLTGLVVGDLAAKHVPARAAQILLIILAYLGAAATIIRGVLDAVA; this comes from the coding sequence GTGCTGACCACCGGGCTGGTGCTGGGCGCCGTGGTGATGGGTGCCGGGATGCAGCGCATCACCGGGATGGGCTTCGCCCTGGTGGCCGCCCCCTTCCTGGTCCTGCTCCTGGGCCCGGTGGAGGGTGTGGTGCTGGTGAACGTGTGCGGCGCCGTGACGTCGGCGGCCATTATCTTCCGGGTTGTCCGGGACGTCGACTGGAAGCGGTACCTGTTGCTCGCCGCCTCTGCCCTGCTCGGCATCATCCCCGCAGCGGTTCTCATCCGTTTCATAGCGCCGGCGGTCCTGGAGATCTCCATCGGAGTGATCCTCGCCGTGGGCCTGACCGTCCTCCTGGTCCTGAAGTCCGCCACCCTGCCGGAGCGCCGCCGCTACCTCTTTACCGCCGGCGGCCTCAGCGGCTTCATGAACACAGCGGCGGGTGTGGGCGGTCCGGCGGTCAGCATGTACTCCATCGCCACCCGGTGGCAGCACAAATCGTTCGCAGCCACCATGCAGCCGTACTTCTTCACCATCGGAACGTTCTCGCTTATCTCGAAGGCGATCACGGCACCCGCCTCGTTCCCGGTGCTGCCGTTGGCCATGTGGCTCGCCGTCGCCGCCGCCTGCCTGACCGGACTCGTCGTGGGCGACCTCGCCGCCAAACACGTTCCTGCCCGCGCCGCCCAGATCCTGCTGATTATCCTGGCCTACCTGGGCGCGGCCGCCACCATAATCCGCGGCGTGCTTGACGCCGTCGCATGA
- a CDS encoding alpha-L-fucosidase: MTDAMASPDEWKKLSRPMPEWFQNAPFGIFIHWGAYSVPAWAEPIGALGTIEDDKEWFTHNPYAEWYYNTIRIDGSPAQQHHKETFDGEDYDAFLDQWKAEQFDPAEWVELFRFAGADYVVPTTKHHDGIALWDAPGTGERNTVHRGPRKDLIGEIAKAVTDRGLKLGLYYSGGLDWHVRHLPPHITSESVHGSSRPKDAEYAAYAYEHVVDLVDKYRPHVLWNDIEWPDAGKHFGEHGLGKLFEHFYSVNPEGVVNDRWGETHKDYATSEYEHSVQSESEAEWENCRGIGFSFGFNQVEGPEQSLTGPQLARHLADVVSRGGHFLLNVGPRADGTIPEIQRQALTGLGRWMATAKQYLVGAAPLAGAPASSQDDSWIRWVDRGTEVVAFVDGSGDASAVLELNPNEFALDQASVAGPGGTVKSAGRTVQVTLSPDRLGPVLVRIPRAGQHP, from the coding sequence ATGACCGACGCCATGGCCAGCCCTGACGAGTGGAAGAAGTTGTCCCGGCCCATGCCGGAGTGGTTCCAGAACGCCCCTTTCGGCATCTTCATCCACTGGGGCGCCTACTCCGTCCCCGCCTGGGCCGAGCCCATCGGAGCCCTGGGCACCATAGAAGACGACAAGGAATGGTTCACCCACAACCCGTATGCGGAGTGGTACTACAACACCATCCGGATTGACGGCAGTCCCGCCCAGCAGCACCATAAGGAAACTTTCGACGGCGAAGATTACGATGCGTTCCTGGACCAGTGGAAAGCCGAGCAGTTTGATCCCGCCGAATGGGTGGAGCTGTTCCGTTTTGCCGGCGCCGACTATGTAGTTCCCACCACCAAGCACCATGACGGAATCGCCCTCTGGGATGCCCCGGGAACCGGGGAGAGGAATACGGTCCATCGCGGGCCCCGGAAAGACCTGATCGGGGAAATCGCAAAGGCCGTCACCGACCGGGGGCTGAAGCTGGGGCTGTATTACTCCGGGGGACTTGACTGGCATGTGCGTCACCTCCCGCCGCACATCACCAGCGAAAGCGTCCACGGTTCGTCCCGCCCCAAGGACGCCGAGTATGCCGCATACGCGTACGAGCACGTCGTGGACCTGGTGGACAAGTACCGGCCCCATGTTCTCTGGAACGATATCGAATGGCCCGACGCCGGCAAGCACTTCGGCGAGCACGGGCTTGGCAAGCTGTTCGAGCATTTCTACTCGGTCAACCCGGAGGGCGTGGTCAATGACCGTTGGGGGGAAACCCACAAGGACTATGCCACCAGTGAGTATGAACATTCGGTCCAGTCGGAGTCGGAGGCGGAATGGGAGAACTGCCGGGGCATCGGATTCTCGTTCGGGTTCAACCAGGTGGAAGGCCCGGAACAGTCGCTCACGGGTCCGCAGCTGGCACGCCATCTGGCCGACGTCGTCTCCCGCGGCGGCCACTTCCTGCTGAATGTGGGCCCACGGGCAGACGGCACCATCCCGGAAATCCAGCGGCAGGCCCTGACCGGCCTGGGCCGCTGGATGGCAACGGCAAAGCAGTATCTGGTGGGAGCGGCTCCCCTGGCTGGCGCGCCGGCCAGCAGCCAGGACGATTCCTGGATCCGCTGGGTGGACCGGGGGACCGAAGTGGTGGCCTTCGTTGACGGTTCCGGAGACGCGTCCGCCGTGCTCGAGCTCAACCCCAACGAGTTCGCGCTGGACCAAGCCTCGGTGGCCGGCCCCGGCGGCACTGTGAAATCCGCCGGCCGGACAGTGCAGGTGACTCTCTCGCCTGACCGCCTGGGCCCGGTCCTCGTCCGCATCCCGCGCGCTGGGCAGCATCCCTAG
- a CDS encoding ABC transporter substrate-binding protein encodes MSNNRVTGKLLTAAAVAALAAGALTACGSSSTGSSSGESKEASSMYTWITNENDRAQWQAFVDAAKKKDPAFNLTLEGPSFNDYWTKVKTRLSSSGAPCIITTQAARAQELKDLTVPLDDMVKSNNMDVSMYNKAMIDGLTVDGSLRGIPYDAEPVVLYYNKDLLAAAGVQEPTTNYTTSKFAADLKALTKDGVMGLAVPPGFGSGPGLPMAFANGNEPVKDGKLDLTNQGLVKDQQFAFDLVAKEKLGNAPQASDGTDVPEQQFMSGKAAMIIDGPWMYDTLTTKTQGKVGIAVIPSTSGESVGMIQGSAFAIGASCKDKEAAFKNIMKITTPEVIGAVGAARGTVPSVESAVKDWAGTKPAADVAVVQALLKSGRPLVTTPSWNQVETNFTQYSGEGFRGTKTAQELLSTIMNSAK; translated from the coding sequence GTGTCGAATAACCGCGTTACCGGCAAGCTGCTCACAGCGGCAGCCGTGGCCGCCCTCGCAGCAGGCGCCCTTACTGCCTGTGGTTCCTCAAGCACAGGGTCCTCGTCCGGGGAGAGCAAGGAAGCTTCTTCGATGTACACCTGGATCACTAACGAAAACGACCGGGCGCAATGGCAGGCCTTTGTGGACGCGGCCAAGAAGAAGGACCCCGCGTTCAACCTGACCCTTGAAGGGCCGAGCTTCAACGACTACTGGACCAAGGTCAAGACCCGGCTGTCCAGCTCGGGAGCGCCATGCATCATCACCACTCAGGCCGCACGCGCACAGGAGCTCAAGGACCTGACGGTTCCCCTGGATGACATGGTGAAGAGCAACAACATGGATGTGTCCATGTACAACAAAGCAATGATTGACGGCCTGACCGTTGACGGCAGCCTCCGGGGCATCCCCTATGACGCGGAGCCGGTGGTCCTCTACTACAACAAGGACCTCCTCGCCGCCGCGGGCGTCCAGGAACCGACCACCAATTACACCACCAGCAAGTTTGCCGCGGACCTCAAAGCGCTGACGAAAGACGGGGTGATGGGTCTCGCCGTGCCGCCGGGCTTCGGCTCCGGCCCGGGACTTCCCATGGCCTTCGCCAACGGGAACGAACCGGTCAAGGATGGAAAGCTTGATCTCACGAACCAAGGCCTCGTCAAAGACCAGCAGTTCGCGTTCGACCTCGTGGCGAAGGAGAAGCTCGGCAACGCCCCTCAGGCGTCGGATGGAACCGACGTGCCGGAGCAGCAGTTCATGAGTGGCAAGGCAGCCATGATCATTGACGGTCCCTGGATGTACGACACCTTGACTACCAAGACCCAGGGCAAGGTGGGCATCGCCGTCATCCCTTCCACTTCGGGAGAAAGCGTCGGCATGATCCAAGGGTCCGCGTTTGCCATCGGCGCGTCCTGCAAGGACAAGGAGGCAGCCTTCAAGAACATCATGAAGATCACCACTCCCGAGGTGATCGGGGCCGTCGGTGCCGCGCGCGGGACAGTGCCCTCTGTTGAGTCCGCCGTGAAGGACTGGGCAGGTACCAAGCCGGCCGCCGACGTCGCCGTTGTGCAGGCCCTGCTTAAGAGCGGGCGGCCGCTGGTCACCACGCCCAGCTGGAACCAGGTGGAAACCAACTTCACCCAGTACTCCGGAGAAGGCTTCCGCGGCACCAAGACCGCGCAGGAACTCCTCTCCACCATCATGAACTCAGCCAAGTAA
- a CDS encoding carbohydrate ABC transporter permease, giving the protein MTTETLAQPDADKRLAHRRRTRSVRTRRRTGRYISRIGVILVGLAFFFPFIWMFATSLKPTSEIFSTGSSFLASRVEWSNYVTAWTAIPFGRVIINSFLVAVLGAVLTTVVSLLSAYAFARLQFKHRDKLFLVFLGTLVLPQEVLVIPLYIMMNKLDLVNSLPALIVPFAFGAFGAFLIRQFLLSLPVEFEEAARIDGAGSMRILWSVILPLVRAPLAVVAVFSFIDYWSSFLWPLIVINDVSQATIPLGLSMFSGERGTDWGPLMAAATVAVIPSLLVVILLQHQLVKGVSMGGFGGR; this is encoded by the coding sequence ATGACAACTGAAACGCTCGCCCAACCGGACGCGGACAAGCGCCTTGCTCACCGGCGGCGCACCAGATCGGTACGAACGCGGAGGCGCACGGGGCGCTACATCAGCCGGATCGGGGTCATCCTCGTGGGGCTTGCCTTCTTTTTCCCGTTCATCTGGATGTTCGCCACGTCGCTGAAGCCCACCTCCGAAATATTTTCCACGGGTTCCAGTTTCCTGGCGTCACGGGTGGAGTGGTCGAACTACGTCACGGCGTGGACCGCCATTCCGTTTGGGCGGGTCATCATCAACAGTTTCCTCGTGGCCGTCTTAGGGGCGGTGCTGACCACCGTGGTGTCATTGCTCTCCGCTTACGCTTTCGCCCGGCTGCAGTTCAAGCACCGGGACAAGCTGTTCCTCGTCTTCCTCGGAACCTTGGTGCTGCCCCAGGAAGTCCTGGTGATCCCCCTCTACATCATGATGAACAAGCTGGACCTGGTGAATTCGCTGCCGGCCCTCATCGTCCCCTTTGCCTTCGGCGCGTTCGGTGCCTTCCTCATCCGCCAGTTTCTTCTTTCCCTGCCGGTTGAGTTCGAAGAGGCGGCCCGGATTGACGGTGCGGGTTCAATGCGGATCCTTTGGAGCGTCATCCTGCCGCTGGTCCGCGCGCCGCTGGCCGTCGTGGCCGTCTTCAGCTTCATCGATTACTGGAGCAGTTTCCTTTGGCCGCTGATCGTCATCAATGACGTCTCACAGGCCACCATTCCGCTGGGGCTCTCCATGTTTTCCGGTGAACGCGGAACCGACTGGGGACCGCTGATGGCAGCCGCAACCGTCGCCGTGATTCCCAGCCTCCTTGTGGTCATCCTCCTCCAGCACCAGCTGGTGAAGGGCGTGAGCATGGGCGGCTTCGGTGGGCGTTGA